Genomic DNA from Dehalobacter sp.:
ATTAATGTTGCTGCGAACTTACCTACAGATGTTGATTTGAGGCCTAAAATTGGAACCACTTTAAATGATGGACCATCCTTGAAAATTCGATTTAATAATGGTGCCCTGACGAAAACTATACATTTTTTTGATGACTCAAATCCTAAGATAAAAGACTTACTCCAGTTCTATTACTTTACAGTTTCAAATTACAATTCTACCAATACTGGGGTTATTGATACCACATACCTTATAAACAAGAAGGTTGGTTTTATCGAATACTCAGTTAAATCAGACTATTTATTAAGACCCCCACCACCAGCACCATCTGAATTTGAAAATATAGAATAAAGGCCTAAGCATAACAGGTCGGTATATGTCATTGGCGCTCCGTACCGCGAGAAATTTCTGGCTAAAGAGGACTGTTAAGTGGTCGGCGGTACGGCCCGCCCCGGCTCCCGCCGGGGACCCCCTCCTGGTGTCACGGTTTTTGCCAACGCGAGAATAAAGTAATAACCATCATATCCCTGCACCGCACCACGAGTGCAAAAACACGCGCCACCGCGACTCTGCGCCAACGCCACATACCGCCGAACGTTAGGTTTAAGGCTAAAATATTCACGAAGAAAAATAATACTGAAAAAGCAAGAGTTTGCCAGTGCTTCGCACTGTCAAACACATGCTTTTAATGGTTTTCAGGTTGTTACTTCTCAGCAAAAAGTACAAGTAACCTACCACTATTTGAAGGATTAAAAAGCATTACTCGGACAATCATCCAGGGATAGAATCCGAATTAAAACAAAATCGTATACTACCACCTCAAAATGAATACAATAAAAAAAACAAGTTTTCTGAAACTTCTATATCTCATTGCAATGGTTTTAATCACGCAATCAGTCAGTGCTCAGACAACAAGTGAAGAAACTATTCTTAGCACATACATGAACCAGTTAGGCCTGCAACTTAATCCCTACCTTGATGAAAACCTCTTTCGGGGCTTCATGCCGGAGCTGGTCTTTGGAATAAGATACGCTTACCATGTGGCACCACATTTTTCAGCAGGGCCGGAGGTAAATGGGTTTTTCCCGGTCAATCTCAAATCCGGTAACGACTTGTTTTTTTTCAGGTTGGGTGCCGGAGCCTTTGCCCGGTATTCATTTTTCCCGGAGAGCAGAGTCAGGGTTTTTGCTGAAGTTTTACCATACTATTCTTACAGGTACTGGGAGGAGAATCAGTGGCTACCGGAATTAAGGGAGAGCAGATTTGGCCTTTGCCTTAGTCCTGGTGCCTCACTCTATTCCAGATCCGGTAGGTTCAGCATCGATCTCTATATTAAATTCTCCAATATTGATTTCGTCAATAGTAAGCATTATGTCTTCTCATATAAAGTGAATTATCATTTTTGATGAACAGGCCTGTAAAAATACCTCTATATGCAGTTTTGCTGATCGGCTGCACATTCTGCACAAAGATCATCGAAATCAATGTTCCATCACATGAGCCTGTACTTGTTGTCAACAGCCTTTTCACTGACGGGCAAAGGATCAGGGTCCATCTGAGTAAAACCGCGTCAGCATTCGACTATTCAACTCCAACTGTTGAAAATGGATTAGTCAGGCTTTTCTGCAATGATGAAGAAATTGACACCCTCATTTTCAATAACGGGTACTACTATTCAGATGTAGTAGCCCTGCGAAATGAAAAATACTCATTGTTTGTCAGTGTGCCTGATATGGAGAGTGTATCCTCAGAAGATATCATTCCGGAGAAGACCTTGATAGAATCATATGTTCACAGGGATTCGATTATGATGGATGATAACAATCACCCGGTTATGCAATTGGAGCTGGAATTTACAGATAAGCCAGGGCCGAACTTTTATGAGCTTTCCGTTATCGCAGATTACTATGTGGCTGGCTTTAATTATCGTCATAGTGTTGGTTTTAAGTACAGTACAGATCCCGTACTGGTTTCAACAGGCCTGCTTGATTATTATGCTGAATCCATTGTATTTACTGATGAATTATTTGACGGGGAACAGACAAGCATTAAGGCAAATTATTGGATTCAGACAGGTGAAATGCCTCTGATCGGAGAAGGGCCTGAATACGGTTATATTTTATTCGTGTCTCTCCGCTCAATATCCGAGTCATATTACAATTATATCAGGAAGCAGATAATCTACCAGTACAGCCTGGAATCCAACATTTTTACCGGGCTGCCGGATCCGGTACACATGTACTCAAACATTACCGGAGGTTACGGCATCTTTGCCGGTTATTCATCAGACAATAAAACGATCAATGTTGTGATCAGGTGAAAAGACTGACATTCATATTAGCTATGTTTATGTTTGCCTTGGTCATGAGCCATGGCCAGCAGGTAACCATAAGCGGATATATCTCCGATGCTGAAACGGGAGAAAAACTGATCGGCGCTACTGTTGTTTGCATTGATGACGGTTCATATGCCATCACAAACGGTTATGGTTACTATGCAATGAAGCGCCTCCCGGCAGCAGATACAATACGGCTTCAGGCATCATTTGTGGGTTACATACAGGATACCATAAAGGTTCTTCCGGACGCAAACCTGAAAATCGACTTTGAACTCATATCCGATATTGTCATTGAGGAGGTCACGGTTAAAGCTCCCCGTCCTCTTACATATGACAGGAAAAAAGAGATGAGCACAGTTTCAGTCCCTGTATCGAAAGTCATTGTACTGCCCGCCCTGGGAGGAGAATCGGATATCCTTAAGACACTTCAGCTGATGCCCGGGATTCAGTCAGGCAATGAGGCCTCAAGCGGCCTCTATGTCAGAGGAGGCAGTCCTGACCAGAACCTGATAGTCATTGATGATGTACCGGTCTATTATGTAAACCATCTGGGAGGTTTTGTTTCTACATTTAATTCAGATGCCATAAACAGTATGAAACTGATAAAAGGAGGCTTCCCGGCAAGGTATGGAAGCCGCTTATCGTCTGTTCTGGACATCAGAATGAAAGAGGGGAACATGAAGGAGCAGCATGGAAATTTCATGATAGGAATGATTGCTTCAAAATACATGATTGAAGGCCCAATAAAAAAAGATACAACATCATACCTGATATCCATACGGAGGCTCATGTACGATCTTATAACCAAGCCGCTTACCTATTTTTCAAGCAGCGGCGTTTCTGTCGGATATACTTTCTACGATTTTAACGCAAAGCTGAATCATTGTTTTTCACCTGATGACAGGGTTTATCTCAGCATCTATTCAGGTGACGACAAAATAACGACCGTAAACAGGATAGAACATGAGGTAAGCAAGATGGCTCTCCAATGGGGGAATATTCTCGGTTCGTTCAGGTGGAACCATGTCTACGGAGACAGGTTGTTCAGCAACCTCACTGTCTATTCCACAAAGTATCGCCTGGATAATGAGTTTAACTACACTATGAAGGCTGATGACCTTAAAGAAGAGTCGTCATACAGGTATTTTTCAGGTATAGTTGACGTTGCCGCAAAGATAGAC
This window encodes:
- a CDS encoding DUF4249 domain-containing protein — protein: MNRPVKIPLYAVLLIGCTFCTKIIEINVPSHEPVLVVNSLFTDGQRIRVHLSKTASAFDYSTPTVENGLVRLFCNDEEIDTLIFNNGYYYSDVVALRNEKYSLFVSVPDMESVSSEDIIPEKTLIESYVHRDSIMMDDNNHPVMQLELEFTDKPGPNFYELSVIADYYVAGFNYRHSVGFKYSTDPVLVSTGLLDYYAESIVFTDELFDGEQTSIKANYWIQTGEMPLIGEGPEYGYILFVSLRSISESYYNYIRKQIIYQYSLESNIFTGLPDPVHMYSNITGGYGIFAGYSSDNKTINVVIR
- a CDS encoding TonB-dependent receptor; the protein is MKRLTFILAMFMFALVMSHGQQVTISGYISDAETGEKLIGATVVCIDDGSYAITNGYGYYAMKRLPAADTIRLQASFVGYIQDTIKVLPDANLKIDFELISDIVIEEVTVKAPRPLTYDRKKEMSTVSVPVSKVIVLPALGGESDILKTLQLMPGIQSGNEASSGLYVRGGSPDQNLIVIDDVPVYYVNHLGGFVSTFNSDAINSMKLIKGGFPARYGSRLSSVLDIRMKEGNMKEQHGNFMIGMIASKYMIEGPIKKDTTSYLISIRRLMYDLITKPLTYFSSSGVSVGYTFYDFNAKLNHCFSPDDRVYLSIYSGDDKITTVNRIEHEVSKMALQWGNILGSFRWNHVYGDRLFSNLTVYSTKYRLDNEFNYTMKADDLKEESSYRYFSGIVDVAAKIDFDYYVNRFYSIKYGGTGIWHFFNPNTMTFRTSGDFEETESVMGSSKQHGFETGAYIENEISVGGRFFTDIGLRFSNYRTSGRNYSSAEPRVLTSLRLGSATFVKASFSTMTQYVHLLTGSGPNMQNDTWVPVTDLIAPSKAMQYAVGIERTFGDGLFDASLEGYYKTMNNLITYKEGISALSSSIDWQSQVETNGTGKSYGIEFLLQKKAGPVTGWIAYTYSKTTRRFENLNSGKEFPFKYDRNHDISIVYLQRIRSNIQLSATWVYGTGNPYTLATERYRMITSPGDNLDAIGSYQDYGLIYGDLNSSRMREYHKLDVGINFYKEVRWGERTLSFNIYNLYNRQNPYYYFIERTAEYDSHHHEIPGTQRYALKQRSYFPIIPSISYSIKF